The segment AAAAGGGAGTAGATCATAATACAAGGATTAATCCCATTTGAACTCTTAATCCAGCAGGACTCACTACTAATATTAACCTCTTTTTTTTTAATTGAAATGATATTTTTTTAAACTTGAATTTTACATTACAATATATTTAAAAAGTTATATTTTGTTAAATATTGTAAATCATTTTATATACTATGAGTTACATATTATCCTACAGAGGTGGTATTATGGATAGTATGAAATTCGGTATTGAATTTGTCCCAAATGAACCTATAGACAAGATTGTAAAGCTTGTCAAACTAGCAGAAGATGTCGGTTTCGAATACGCTTGGATCACCGACCACTACAACAACAAAAACGTGTACGAAACACTGGCATTAATTGCC is part of the Methanobacterium sp. genome and harbors:
- a CDS encoding LLM class flavin-dependent oxidoreductase, yielding MKFGIEFVPNEPIDKIVKLVKLAEDVGFEYAWITDHYNNKNVYETLALIA